The sequence GAGCGACCCAgtcccctctgctcctctcctgccgTGGCCGAATCCTGGATCCTGACTgaaattgctgctgctgggagcctcCCCGGTGCGAAGCAGACATGCGGGACGCTGCGGTCTTGGTTTGCAGAGTGACGAACGCGAGCTTGTACtcagcaaaaatacaaaacaaccCCCAAACTGCATTTCCCCTATCCCCTCTGAAAAGACATtctaatgctaaaaatataGGTTTCTttgaatatataatatataatagaTTATATAAAAACATCTACAGAGACAGATTTGCTGATTCGCATCTGACTTTAcagaccttttctttttccctaggCACAATTCAGGAGGGAGGTTGAACTTGGAGAATCCAACAGGGACCTCTATTCGCCTGCTAGCTAATTATCACCTTACACCTACAAACTACCctggacagaaagaaagagacaaacGGAGAGAAGAAGGGGTGAGGAAATTGCACGTAGTCTATCGAGTTCCTAAGCCGCCAGGAATCTCCTCTCTCGGATCCGTTTAGCAGGTGCTCTCCTTTAGCCCAGGAGGAGTGCGTGCCGTGTCCATTTCCACGGAAAAAAGAAGtcattcacatttctttctttaaaaagtaaaaaaataagtacTGCTATATCCCTTTCTTGAGCGAACTCATGGACCACAGGCTTCTGGTGTGTcctttaaaagtatttcaagCGATTTCTGCCTTCTTGTGtcattccccccccccgcttCCTCTCCTTGCCACCCACCCCCCGCCGGCCTGGCTGCGAATAACCCTACGAAGAAGCTACAGAAGTCGCTGTGGATGTCTCTGCCTCTCAAAAATCTTGTCCCCCTTGCAAGTTCTAGCAGCACAGGGGGAGCACCCTGCTAAGGTCTCTGTGGGCTTGGCTGAGTCCTCCAGGTGGCCGCTTATAAAAAGGATCCCACACTGCTCCAGTCGTTCACGTCTGCAGCCAAAGAGGTGTCGCTGAGCTCAAACAACTGCTCCACGCCGACCGAGCCGGAGAGGTAATCGTTCCTGCCTTCATCCCAGGGGTGCTGCAGGAAAGAAGTGGCCATGAAGGTCTCGTCAAAGTCCAGGTTGTTCTGGCTGGATTCGCTGAGGACCTGCTCGTGCCCGGCGGTGGTGCACCAATCCTGGGGACAGTCGATGTGGCGCCCCTGCACCGTCAAGTCCACGTCGCGCCGGATGGGGCTGATGGGAGGCGTGAGCTCCAGGTCCTCGAAAGTGGAGAAGTCTCCGTTCAAGTTGGTGTCGAAGATGGCCTCCCAGTCAAAATCGCCCTTCAGCGACCCCAGCTCGGTCTGCTCCTCCTGGGTGAGCAAGGCAGGGTTGGAGAGCCGAGACAACTTGGCCGTACGCTTGGGCAGGGGCTGCTTGCGCTTGCGGCTCGCCTTGCCGTCCGCCGGGTTCCAGTTCTGGTCGCCGGTGACTTCTTCGAactccttcagcagctgctgggactCCACGTTGACGTTGAGGACGTTGCCGTTGGTCCAGGTGGAAGCCACGGGGCCGGCGCCGCAGCGGGTTTcttgctgggctctgctggtgAAGGCCGGGTGGATCTGCACCGGGGGCATCCTCCGTTTCTTGAAGGCGCCGTTCATCAGCCGGTCGGCGTACTGGGGGTCGATCTTCCAAAAGCCGCCTTTCCCTGGCTCGTCCTTCTCCCGAGGCACCTTGATGAAGCACttgttcaaggagaggttgtgCCGGATGGAGTTCTAGAcccaaaagagaagagagagcgGGGTTGAGCGCCTGCCTCCTGCCGCAGCACCTACCCGCTGGGGAGCCGGGTGGGAAGGCACGTCGGCAGCAGGCAGCTTTgggagaaaagaaggcagaaatggCAACGTGAAAGCATCCCAGGCTACGTGCCCAGCAGAAACTCCCCTGCCCCAGGCCACCAGCGCAGTTTTCCTGCCTCTCATCCAGAAGCAGCTGGAGTTAAGGGTTCGAGCTAGGAC is a genomic window of Anas acuta chromosome 18, bAnaAcu1.1, whole genome shotgun sequence containing:
- the LOC137841748 gene encoding forkhead box protein J1-like isoform X5 produces the protein MLELSGRPGMAEGWLSLRVAEIRGQEGGGMGDSSNLDDSLTSLQWLQEFSIINANVGKSSSCPSGPDPHDYHCLPGFAAPCSPLAADPACMGMPHTPGKPTSSSTSRAAPPVGGMQPPAEDIDYKTNPHVKPPYSYATLICMAMEASKKSKITLSAIYKWITDNFCYFRHADPTWQNSIRHNLSLNKCFIKVPREKDEPGKGGFWKIDPQYADRLMNGAFKKRRMPPVQIHPAFTSRAQQETRCGAGPVASTWTNGNVLNVNVESQQLLKEFEEVTGDQNWNPADGKASRKRKQPLPKRTAKLSRLSNPALLTQEEQTELGSLKGDFDWEAIFDTNLNGDFSTFEDLELTPPISPIRRDVDLTVQGRHIDCPQDWCTTAGHEQVLSESSQNNLDFDETFMATSFLQHPWDEGRNDYLSGSVGVEQLFELSDTSLAADVNDWSSVGSFL